CCAGTCTGGATTAGGACCTATTTATTTTAAAGACCTTGAAAGTATTTTTTCAGAAAAAGTTGGCTACCTAGCTGACGACAATGCTGTTGTGTTATTACAACGTTTGCCTGGTCTTGGTGGACTAAATCAGCAGGACGGTTCACGAGAATTTATCGATATAAATTTTGCGGACGCTGCAAAATCAGGGGAAATTATCAGGTATATATTAAACCCTTATGAGTATAAAATTTCTTCTGAACCTAAAGTTTGGCAGGAATCTATTAACGAAATATCAATTCAACTCTTATCGTTAAAGACGAAAAGCCTTAGCCCTACAGTTATGGAAGCGGCTGCGCGACAAGCAGAACGTTCTGGCCTAGATGTTCTCGGCGCTGACATTCTATTAACAATGAGATACAATGAACAGTCTTGGATAAAAGAGCCCATTAAGATTCAAAGCATTGTAATCCCTGCATTTCATTCGAAAAATCTGCCAGGTTGGAACTTAGTCAGATTTGAAGAGGTGATAGTAAAAAGAATTTCTTTTGAAGAAGAAATTGAAGTAGCCAATCATCCAAAATTTGTCAGGTCATTATTTGGCTTTGCAGATGGTATAGCATCTGCAACATCTTTACCAAACGAAAATTTCTTAGAATGCGAGTTTGAATCGTTTGAAGCAATCAATCAAACTACAGCATCTATACTAGAATCGTCCTTGCCTATTCCTGTTAAAGTTTGCTTCACAGTATTAAAGAAGCTATATTTTCAACCTGGCGTAGGCAGGCAATACAGCGCTTTCACTCGTGGGTTAAGCAATGTTGAGAAAAGGTATATCGATGACGTTTTAAGAATCCTTCGGCAAGAAGGCTTAACAATTGCTCCATCTAATAACTCAGACGTTTGGGTTCCAATACGTGCGCAGTCACCACGTGTCAAAGCTTTAGTACAAAACCGTACAGTTAACGACCCTTTAATTGAGAAAATAAAGAGACTTTCTTAACCTCGCTATTCTTAAAACAAACCCCATGTCCCTACCCCTTTCCCGGCAGGCGTATGCCGCTATGTATGGCCCGACTGTGGGCGACCGGGTGCGCCTGGGCGATACCGACCTGCTGCTGGAAGTCGAGCGCGACTACTGCGTGTACGGCGAGGAATGCAAGTTTGGTGGCGGCAAAACCCTGCGCGACGGCATGGGGCAGGCGGCCGGCGTCGGGCAGGCCGACGCGCTCGACCTGCTGATTACCAACGCGCTGGTGCTCGACTACACCGGCGTGTACAAGGCCGATATCGGCATCAAGGGCGGGCGCATCGTGGGCATTGGCAAGGCGGGCAACCCGCACATCATGCCCGGCGTGGACCCGCGCCTGGTGGTGGGCGTGACCACCGAAGTGGTGGCCGGCGAGGGGCACATCCTCACGGCGGGCGGCATCGACTGCCACATCCACTTCATTTGCCCGCAGCAGCTGACCGAGGCGCTGGCCTCCGGCGTGACCACGATGGTGGGCGGCGGCACCGGTCCGGCCGCCGGCACCACGGCCACCACCTGCACGCCGGGCGCGTTTTATATCGAAATGATGCTCAAGGCCACCGACGCCTTCCCCATGAATTTCGGGTTTTTGGGCAAGGGCAACACCTCGAAGCCGGAGGGGCTGGCCGAGCAGGTGGAGGCCGGGGCGCTGGGCTTTAAGCTGCACGAGGACTGGGGTACTACCCCCGCCACGATTGATAACTGCCTGACTATCGCCGACAAGTACGACGTGCAGGTGTGCATTCACACCGATACGCTCAACGAGAGCGGCTTCGTCGAAAACTCGGTGGCGGCCTTCAAGGGGCGCACCATCCACTCGTACCACACGGAGGGCGCGGGCGGCGGGCACGCGCCCGACATTATCAGGATTTGCGGCGAGCCCAACGTCATCCCGTCGAGCACCAACCCCACGCGGCCATTCACGGTGAACACCATCGACGAGCACCTCGACATGCTGCTCGTGTGCCACCACCTCGACAAGAACATCCCCGAGGACGTGGCTTTTGCCGAAAGCCGCATCCGCCCCGAAACCATTGCCGCCGAAGATATTCTGCACGACCTGGGCGCGCTAAGCATCATCAGCAGTGACTCGCAGGCCATGGGCCGGGTGGGCGAGGTCATCACCCGCACCTGGCAAACGGCCCACAAAATGCGCCAGCAGCGTGGCCCCCTCCCCGAAGACGCGGGCGCCAGACGCCCGAACGATAATTTTCGCGCCCGTCGATATATAGCAAAATATACCATCAACCCCGCCCGCGCCCACGGCATGGCCCACGAAATCGGCTCGGTCGAAATCGGCAAGCTGGCCGATTTGGTGCTCTGGAAGCCGGCCCTGTTTGGCTCGCGGCCGGAGATGATTATTAAGGGCGGCGTCATCGTGCAGGCCCAGATGGGCGACCCTAATGCCTCCATTCCAACACCGCAGCCCTCGTTTTCGCGGCCCATGTTTGGGGCGTTTGGCGGGGGGGTAGGGTATTGTTCGGTGGCGTTTGTGTCGGGTGCTTCGGTAGAGAAGGTTTCTTCCGAGTATGGCCTGAGCAAGCGCGTACTGGCGGTGAAAGGCTGCCGCACGGTGGCTAAGAAGGACATGGCCCTGAATGACTATTTGCCTAATATTTCGGTGGACTCTGAGACGTACCGCGTAATGGTCGATGGCGTGCACCTGACGTGCGAGCCGGCGCAAACGCTGCCGCTGGCGCAGCTGTATAATTTGTTTTAGGGGGTCACCTCACCCCCAGGCACGCAACTTTTATCCCACTTACACTGTACATTTGTACAACAAATAAGGGCACCAACCTACCGGCCGATGCCCTTACCGAAACTACTTGAGCCAATGAGCGAGTAACAACAGGCCTGTGCCTTTTGCTATTCCTTTCAGAAGCTCAAAAACAAGCGGAACGACCCACTTATTTACTAGTTTCTTCGCGTTTTTCCATTCCATCTGGTCAGAAGTAGAAGGGTTATACTACAACCCTCACACTTCTCGAAGCCCTGGCTGCTCCAACAGCCGGGGCTTCTCTTTTTACAGAGTAGCCGTAGGCTGGGGGACTTACCAAACGCGAGTGCGGCAAAGATAGGGCGGCAGCTTCTGCCCTGCCCCATCCCAAAAGAGCTGCCCACACGCAGCAGGCAGCTGAATGCGGGCAGCGAGTAAGGGGCGCCTAATTTAACCAGAAATCAGCCTGGAATCTCTGCTAAACTTCACAGCTACCGCTAGGCTGGCAAGGCCGCTACTTCGTGGTATAGCCGAACCAGGTCGAATGGATAGGGCCAGACGGTGAACTGGTTGCGCCGTACAAACGTGACCGTGAGCAAGGAAAGCAGCTTAGCCAGGTGCGTAGGGTCAGGGCTGCCATACTGGTGTATCTGATAGACGTGGTGGCCCCGCGCCTCAGCGCCGTTGCTGGCCTGGGCACCGCTGACTATGTAGCGCTTAGCCTCCGGCTGATACCAGATACCGCCTGCGTACACGCCAATCGCCTCCTGGCTTTTGGCCGATGCTTCCGGGTTTTGTGCCCTGATGGTACGGATGACCGGCCAGTTAGGCATGGCAATGGCTTCGGTACGCTCCAATTCAAACACTTCGCGGCCTACCAGCACAAAATGCGCCTTACGAATATCGCTGTCCGCCTCATCGGCATCGCTAGGCTTATTGTGAGCATACTTAGGCCGCCGTGCCATAAAGTGCTGCTTTAGGTCCTGCCACGGCATAAACCGCTCCTTAAGGACCCGCTTGCCAGCCGGCTCCTCTAGGTGGGCAAAGGCCAGTTCGCCTTCGTTGAAGTAGAGCAGCGTATCATCAGTAAGAAAAGCCCATTCGTCAGATAAGGTATCGAGCAGCGGGAGGCAGGCAGCGGGGGCGGCAGAGGCCCGGCCGGCTAGCACCCATTTCAGCCACAGCTCGGTCAGGCACACATCGGCTTTAAGGCGCAGCGTTTTCAGTTGCTTGGCAGCCGTTCGGCGCAGCTTACGGGCTTCATCGGTTTCGGGGGGCGCTTCGCCGGTTTCTGTGGGGGCCGGGGCTGACTGGGGTGCGGGCAGGTCGTAGCTCAGGTAGCTTTCGGCGACAGCGAACTTCGCTACCTCGTTGAGGTTGACGTTCAACGTCTGCTTTACCACCTCGGGCAGCTGCTCATAAAGCACCGGATACGGGTCGGCGTAGCCAGCGGCAGCCAGCAGGCCAGGCTGCCGGTCCTGCACAAAGGCGTCTTTGCCGGCATCCGTCAGCACCAGTAGCGGCTGGTCGGGATTAGCCTGTCTAGCCTCCACTAGTTCAAACGATAGCACAAACGCCTTCTTGCCCGACTTGAAGCTGTGGGCACTGAGCCACTGCACATAGTCGGCGGCGGGCACGGCGGCGCGGTTCAACCGATTATCTACCACTTGAATGATGGGCAGCAGGTTAAGCGGCAAAGGCGTGGCGCGGGGCCGCAGGCGCTGCATCGCCTCCTCGGCTAGCTGCACGTCGAAGCCGTAGGTGCTCAAAAAACCATGCAGCCGCTCCTGCACGTGCCGCACCTGGTACGAGCGGCTTTCGCGGTACTTGTCGGGCTCCGCTTTGCTGCCGTTGTGGTGCCAGTCGGCGGTGGTGCGCTTGCCGCTAGTGGTCTTTTGCTGATACACAGCCCTCGCAAACGTCGCCACCTGGCTAGGCCTCAGCTGCCGCAGATACGTGTGGCCCATGCTGGCAAATAGCTCATAGTAAGTACCAAGCGAGGCGTGGGCACCGACCTTAGCCGCGTCAATTTTAGCGAACGTATTAGCCTCCACCTTTACCGTGAGCGTATGCAAGTCACCTTCGCTATCCACTTGTGGCTTAACTTCTACAGCCGTCAGGCGCTTGCCGCTGGCTGAGCCCTTGACACGCAGGTAAAACTTACTCTGGCACACCCGGCGCTCGCGCTCCCGGTCGCTGTGCTCATAGAAGCACAAGGCCACCATCAGCTTGAGAAGCACGTGCGGCTTTAGCTCGTCGGGACCAACGGGCTCAGCCGTTATTTCTTCGGCAAGCACCTGGCTAGGGTTGCCAAAGTGATACTGCCAGGGCTTGGCTGTGTGCCCAACAGGTAGCAATGTGTAGAGCGACGCCTGCGGCTCATCAAACGTAAAAAAGTAAAAGGGCCGGTCAATCTGGTCTTTATAAGCGTTGGTAAAGCTGGGATAAAACATTCCCGGCTTGACCTGAAACCGCCGGTAGCGCTCCTGCGAGGGCGACAGCCGATAGCGCCAGATACTGTAGGATTGCAACAGCTTTGTATAGTCAGCAGGCAGCTTGATGTGCAGCTGATTGGTGGGCACCAGCAGTTGCTGGGGGCTAGGGCTTGGTTTGTTTTGGGGCATGAGAAAGAAATGGGTTAAAGGATTAGAAATGGGTAAGCAGGCGCTCGCAGGCGAGTGTTAGTAAGTCGTTGGCATCGGCGGGGTCGGGCTTGAGCGTGCCGGTCAGCACCACGATGCGGGCCTGCGCCCAGTCGGGCACCCGCGCAAAGTGCTCGTCGTAGAAGCCTAGCGCGCTTTCTTCATCATGCCGCAGGTTCATCACCACCAAGCGGCAAGGGTCGGCGGCGGTAGTGGGCGTGGCGTGGCTCAATTGCTGCCACTTGCTCACCATGCGCCCCTTAAAATGCGCCTCATTGAGGTTGGGATGGTAGAACGGGTCGTCGGGTGGCAGCGGAAACTGCCGCAGCGTGCGGTTGCCGTAGTTTTTGCAATCGATGTAGATTGGCCGGTTTTCCAGCTTGAGGTCGGCCACCTCAAATACCTTATCGGGCACGGCCGCACTGGTGGCTTTGATGCCCCGGCTTTTCAGCACGGCATCAATCACTTCCTCCCCAATAGCCCCGACCAGGATAGACTGGTACACATAGGGCAGCAGGTACGTACCCGAGTCTACGAAGGCCAGCTCGTAGCTGCGCACCCGGAAATGGGTGGCTAGCGGCGAACCCAGCTGGCTGTTCACGGGGCGGTAGGCGGCGTTCAGGTCCCAGGGCTTGAACTCGGGGCTGTTAGTGCCCGGCGGGGCCAGGTGCATTTCGTGGTTGATGAGCAGCTTGCCCTCCCGCACGTAGTCGCTGCGAAACGTGCCCCGGATACGGGCCAGTTGGTTGGGGCGCGGCTTGTCGGCTAGGGTCTGGCCGGGGCGCAGCGGGCGGGGCAGGTCGTGGCGCAGCACGTCGTCGCGCAGCCACTGCCAGCGCTGACGGGCATCGCCCTCGCCAGTGCGCTTAAAATGCTCTAGCTCAAGCACCAGACGGTGAATAGCGTCGCGGGCCGCGTCGTTGGCGCGGCGCAGGTCGTGCAGGTCGTCTTCCAGCTCTTTGCGGGCCTTTTTCTCCTCGCTCCCGATAGCGGCCAGCAGCGTTTGCATGTTGCCCGAGGCGTAGCGCAGGTAGTTGTCGCACTCAGTGGCTAGCTCGGGGTCGGCGGCCATGCGGGCCAGCACGCCATACACGTCGCGGGCCAGGCACAGCCGCTGCTCGGGCATGTGCTGCCACACCCGCTCGATGCGCCCCAGCGCCTGCACCAGCACGCTGAACTGGTTCAGCACCCCATCGGTCGTATTCAGGTACTCTGCGTTGTAGCGGTTGAGCCGGCGAATCTGGCCGAGCAATCCGCTAGCCTGGGCTGCCGTCAGGCGTTTGGCATACAGCAGCTTTAGCACCCCATACACGTCGCGCTTGATAGCCGCGTGCTGCTCAGTGGCCGTGGCGTGCGGCTCTACCCCACTAAAGTAGTAGTACGGCGCTTCGAGCAGGTGCAGAAACTGAAAATCGCGCTTGCCGGCATTGCGCCCGGCCTCATAGTCGGCAGAAGTCTGATAGTATTGAAGGTTTACCCCATTGCCCGCCGAGGGGTAGGTAGTGATAACCACCACCGGTCGCCCCGCCCAAAATAGCGCGTTGTACTGTGCGTGCAGCGTAGGGTCGGTGCGCAGCTCCTGCCCAAACCGGGCATCGTAGAGGGCTACCGTGCAGGCTACCCGGTGCTGCCGGGTTTCGTCACGGCACCATACGTCGTAGATGCGCAGGTTTTTGTCGCCCGCTGCCGGGTGTGGCGTCGCCCCAAACCAGCCATCCTCGTCGCCGCCCGTATCGAGCAGGCGCTGCACCTGCCGCAGCGAGGACAGAAAAACCAGGTGCGTGGGGCCGGTCGCCAACTGGGCCGGGTCTTGCGTGGCTAGCCGGGCCAGCAGCCAGAATACGTGCTGCACCCGCCCCAGCCGGTGGCTCAGCGCGCCCGCCTTTTTGCCAAAATAATCGGGGTCGGCCTGGGCCAGAGCAGCCAATTGCTGCCCAAAAGGCGCGAGCAAACTTAGCGGCTCCACCACTTCGTGCGTGATGGTATTCTGCCGTGCCCCGGCCTTACTAGCATTGGCATGGCGCACATCGGCTTCATCGGCCGGCGTATTGGGCAGCGGGCCGAATGAGTCGGTGGGGCGGCCGGGGTGCGCCAGGCCGGTCCAGTCGAAGTTGCGCAGCACCCGCTGAATGTGCGCCGTAGCCGACAGCCCAAATACCAGGTGCTGGCCCGCCAGCGCCCGCAGCATCGACTCGGGGCTGTCGTTGAGCGAGTGGTACAGCACGCCTACCTCCTCGGGGTCGGTGAGTTGGCTTGTGTCCATCTCAATCTCGTAGAGGCCAAAGCCGTTGGTCAGCAAGCTACCGTAGCTGGTTTCGCACAGCTCGTACTGGGCCCCTATCTGGCTCACCTGCCGAATTTCGCGCAGGTAATCGGTGCTGCCAAAGCACTGGCGCAGCACCTCGAAATAAATATCCTCGTGCTCGGCCTGCAAGCGATTAAACAACCGGATAATGTCCTTCACGGCCCGCGTTACTACATCGAACAGCAGAAAGGCATTGGGGCCACCCGGCGCGGCCGTGAGGGTAAATGAATGCTGCCGGGGCGTGGCCGGGTGCAGGTACACCGGCTGCTGCACCAGCGAGCGGTTCGACTGAAAAATGGCCCGCCCGCGCAATTCTTCCTCCGCCGTATCGAAGTGGGTAATATTCGGAAAATCAATCTTGTGCTCTAGCAAAAGCACGTCGATGCGAGTCTGAATGGCCTGCATCATCTCCCGAATGGGCTTCCACTCGGGCCGGTGGGCCAGGTACTGCGGGTGCGTGAGCTTGCGGCGGCATAAGCGCTCGTAAAACGTCTGCACCAGCCCAAACGGGTCGCGCACTTCCTTATCGTGCGCCAGCAGGTCGAGCAGGTCGTTTTCGAGAAAGTCGAACTCGTCGAACACGAATACGTACCGCCCTTCCGCGGGTGCCTCCCAGCGCCCTAGCCGCACCGTGCGCTGCCCGTCAAACACGCCGTGGAATGCCTTATGTACCGTCAGCAAAAGCAGCCGGCAGCTAGCATCAGCCTGAAAATGCAGGTAAGGAAAAAGGCGTGGCCAC
The sequence above is drawn from the Hymenobacter baengnokdamensis genome and encodes:
- the ureC gene encoding urease subunit alpha encodes the protein MSLPLSRQAYAAMYGPTVGDRVRLGDTDLLLEVERDYCVYGEECKFGGGKTLRDGMGQAAGVGQADALDLLITNALVLDYTGVYKADIGIKGGRIVGIGKAGNPHIMPGVDPRLVVGVTTEVVAGEGHILTAGGIDCHIHFICPQQLTEALASGVTTMVGGGTGPAAGTTATTCTPGAFYIEMMLKATDAFPMNFGFLGKGNTSKPEGLAEQVEAGALGFKLHEDWGTTPATIDNCLTIADKYDVQVCIHTDTLNESGFVENSVAAFKGRTIHSYHTEGAGGGHAPDIIRICGEPNVIPSSTNPTRPFTVNTIDEHLDMLLVCHHLDKNIPEDVAFAESRIRPETIAAEDILHDLGALSIISSDSQAMGRVGEVITRTWQTAHKMRQQRGPLPEDAGARRPNDNFRARRYIAKYTINPARAHGMAHEIGSVEIGKLADLVLWKPALFGSRPEMIIKGGVIVQAQMGDPNASIPTPQPSFSRPMFGAFGGGVGYCSVAFVSGASVEKVSSEYGLSKRVLAVKGCRTVAKKDMALNDYLPNISVDSETYRVMVDGVHLTCEPAQTLPLAQLYNLF